Within the Erigeron canadensis isolate Cc75 chromosome 6, C_canadensis_v1, whole genome shotgun sequence genome, the region atatatagatatgtgcACCACTACACCTTAACCAAAAAACACAAAAGGGCATATACAATGGAAGAACTTTCTCAGATAGCCATGGCTTATTACCAAGCTAGCTCATGTGATATACAAAAGTTAGCTGAAGACTTCTTTGGAGCAATGGACCATGACGGGGATGGCAAGATAGACCAAAAAGAGTTCTTGGAGTTTATGAGAGACGAAGGCTACGCTCAAATGACAAGTCCATCATTCTTCAAACAACTGGACCTCGACGGAAACGGTACCCTTGACTTTTTCGAAGTCATGACACTCTACTACATAGTTAAGAGCGGAAGGCCGTTTTGTGATTGCTGCAAGAAGTTTATACCTTCTACATATCTATCATGTGTTGGGTGCTTGGAAAATCCAATTGGAGGATCCTTTTACCTTTGCCTCTATTGCTATAGTATGCAGAAATGTGATCACACTCACAATGATATGTCACGCTTTCTGGACAACTATTCGTTGCTTGAAGCTATGAACAAGTCAAAGCTGAATGAGGTATATTTAcctatatatctctatatatgcAAACTGTCTTAATTATGCAAATTTTCAAATATCATAGTTACTAATAAAAGCCAAACTACTTattaaattttgtttcttgTTGACAGCTGAGATCCCCTGAAACAAGATCCAGACCATTTGGAACAGGCCCGGTTGACAACCCATCTTCGGGTACTTATAACCATACATGGAATCCATCTTCATCAAATATTCAAGTTCCATATAGGCCAActcctattcaaaatcataatttGTGGAACCCAAGTGCCCCGCCCGCTTCTCATCAAACTGTAGCCCCTGCTGTACATAACCATACATGGATTCAAAACTATCATTCCTACCATAATCAACCACCTCATCATTTTCAGTACCCTGCATCTTCTAATGCAATCGTCCCACAACAACGGGTTAGTTCCTAAACTCCTATTTTATCCAATATCTATATAGGAGTAGTTTCTAGctcatttcatttcactttattatttattgaaaaattgaaatgtaATTTGTGATTGTTATCTATGTACACTACTCCAAAGCCCAAGGTTTAGTGAAATATGGGATCAACCCATAAATACATGCTAATTGACAATATATCAGATACCCATAACTCATCAACCATATCCACGGGTATTTCTTTAACTACGAAGTTATGTGTATCCATTGACTGGGATGcaatttataattttgtatcAATGCTCATAACCCGCACGTTGTCATGCTCGTGGCAAACCCACGGATCTCATTGTCAGCTAAAAAGTTACAATAACTTTTTACATATTTTGACTTATCCAAAGTTTAAGCAAAAGTTTTAGTTGTAGTTCTATACATATCCTAATTTCAAAAATTGCATACTAATGGCTTCAAAACTTTTAATGATAAACATCCATCTACTAAAACTACAAAATAGTCAAGATTGTTACTGGAGTTTCAGTTATCAAAATCTGGCCTTCAGTTCATGAGGATATTGATCCGGTTCTCATATTTTCgttttcattgattttttgtCCTGTGATTTTTTGGCAGCAACAATGGAAGATAGCACTTGGAGCACTGAACACAGCAATCAATATTGGTGCCATAGGTAGTAATTTATGTTCAATCTTATGACAAAAATATAGTCCAAAGCATGTTTTATATTCATGTTTCCATATCTCTCTGAGACTCTGAGTGTAATGTACTATTTTTCCTCAATTAACCCATAACTTTAGTTCAATTCGGGCATCTTTGTATGCATTATGAATTTTATCTTTCCATTTCTGTATGAGTGAATATAATTATTTCCATAAAGCTTATTTAAGTACGTACGAGTGAGTATTTATTTCATATCGAACACTTATTTGGATGGTATATTGTTCGATGGATATAACAAAAAGTTCAATGTCAacaatcatttcaaattttagGAAACATAAAATCTCATCAAATGTTAGTAAACAATTCAAGATCAATCACAGAGCTCAGCCCTTTAGTCCAGACTCGATCCTTTCGATAATGTCTGTACTAGTATTGAATGACTCAGCCAGAATTCCTTCAAAAATAGTGCTGTTAAAGACACTATTAGCAATAGACTGTGTCCCTGCACTTGCACTTCCAAAAGCCGAAACTGCCAAAGCTGATCCAGTACTATTAGAGTTATACTGAAAGTGAACAAGCCCTTTAGGGAAAACAAATATGTCACCAGTTTGAAGACTCTGATTAAAAAGCTTGTTGGTAGTGTCAACAAACCCGACTTGCAGAGAGCCTTGCAACACAAATAGAAGTTCAGTAGCCCGTGGGTGGATGTGAAGCGGGTTAACAGACCCAGCAGGGAACTCAAGAATAGCACAAGAAACACTTTGACCAAGAAGACCCGGGAATTCGTTTAGGCTAGCTTTTACCACTGTAAAATTTGCTGGGTAGGTGGCATTTACAAGTGATCGCATCCCTGTGTATGTGAAGTAGTTTACGTCTGTTGCAGTTGTGTTTGGTGGTAGCACATAGTCAGTCAGGATGTCGGGGTCACTGGATACCACTACTTGAGCCACAGTAAAGAAAACCAATATTGCAATGAATGAAAGCGTTTTAATGGATGCCATCGCTGGTTATTGAGTTTTAAGAAATTTGTTGAAGTTGATTTCTATTTATGGATACTAGAACATAAATATTTCCAATCTGGTGTTCCTAGGAAACGTCGGTTGGGTTTGTTGTTTTGGTAATCAAGAGTTCAGGGGGGGTGTTTAATGAGCATATACTTGTGTGTTGTTGGATGTTTTATCATTATCTGAGCATACAAAGAAACAACTGTGGTTTCTTGTTCCctcctgtttttttttttttttttttttttttattggttgtCATCGATTGAGTCGTTTAGCTCAATCTTTTTTTGTTATAGTTTCATTGGAtgcatataatattttaaagaaCTTTTAACAAAGAAAAGCAGCCAATACTATATGACAGCAACGAAACGGACGAGTGGTTACATTGTATTGTCCAGATCTAACACTGCAAATGTACAATAATCCTGGTCTTCATTAATTGCTATATCTGGTAATCAATTATGATATTAGCCAGTAAAGTGGGTACAGCAGTATAGTGCCACCGATTTTTAAGGGAGCCAAGTTTATAAAGACGATTCATTTTACAACTTCAAGTAGAAAAATTTTACGTACCAAATGAAAAACTTTACTTTAACTAGGGCATGAAGAAGTAATGGGCTTTTAGCCTAAGCGATATGTGTGTCAGATGCATGTGATGGGTATGGGGTGGGATGCATATAAGAAACACTTAATTTGCCCATTAAGATCTGGGAATTCAGCCATGCTATTGCTTTAGTGACCTTACAAAGTTGTGGGGATAGGTTTCCCAACCAGAGCTCTCGATCGTTCCAGTGAACTTAAAAAAGTTGCCATCGATCAAGAGGGCCTGGCCTTGTAAATTTGAAGGCACAATAAAATCAATGAGGACGTCTAATATCTGGATTAATATGCCttatgcaaaaaaaaattaaaatactcgtaatattgTTTTTCTTGTAATCACATAAGAATGAACGCTAACTTAAAGGAGACTTGGTGAATGAGTGTCTGTATATACATGTGGATATCGTATTTTAATGCAAGTATACGTACGTATCATCGattaataaaaaccaaaaggAAAATGTTGCCAGTCTGCATAAGAATGCCAAATTATTTAGAACCCTTGTTTTACCTGACAATAACACATAGGTCAATTTTGCAGAACACAACAAGGTTAGACATACAGTTGACAATAAAAAGTAATCCATTTTAATTACttaggccggtgcttatagCACCTTCTCCCGAGCGTCCTTGCAAGCCTAAAACGCGGACGGCTATAGGCCGTGATTTTCTTTGCGTGAGCGTCCTTCCACCAATTCTTCCCCAAGAAGTTGCAAGACGTCCAAAGTGGGTCCTTTTatctcttttttgttttgttttatatatgtgtgtagggtatatataggtgtatttgtgtgtgtgagataaattatatttaattgatgatgtggtgaaaAAGTTCTGAAGAAGCtgtccttatatatataatgagtatCCTGAGGGGAGTCCTGGGttatgtgatgctgatgtggcagGGAAGAAGCTGGAGGACGGTCCTCCTTATAAGCACAGGCCTTAGCCAACCCGTTTAATCTATCGGAGGTTAAGTTATTTGGATATTATTTAATGGTTTTGATATGTACACAAATACGAATCTTTGGTGATCGATCACCACTCATCTTTTGATCAAGTTTATATGTCAATGTTTTCACCACATTCAGGATAACTTAGTTAATTACGTACATAATTAATCTCAAAAGAGTCGCGCATGAAATCTGCCACGTGTCAAACTTATATATATGCAATGATGATAAACAAATTGTATTGATCAAATTAATTGATTGTCAAGTGTCAACTAGGACTAGCATGAAAACACTCAATTGCAAGAACTGTAAAGATTGCGGAAAATGCCATTATCAtggaactatatatatatcctagctagctagctagtatgaGCGTCTAGCATATGTTACGATTCCTGCATTCATCCTCACATTTATTCAGCTAGCTATTGGCGCTTCAGAAGCCGATTTGGGCAGATCTAATCTCGGCTTACGTACACTTCTTTTCTTTGTCCTTACGgtttctgatatatatatagacaattaataatatatattaagtaaataaTTGGTTGGTTGCAAGAAACATGcatgataaatatttttcatgcaTTATGAAATCGTCACACATTATAACATTAATCTGTACGTATTGATTATTACCTTCTCATTAGCTTGCCCCTTATCGGTTTTCTCTTTCTCTGCCagcttttctttttgtttttctatcttttctttctccacTTTCTACAGCAAATTAAACACAACAACACGATCAagcacatataatatatatatatatatacacagagGCAGTACCAAGAAAAAATTCcaaagggggcaaacttagaaaacttatgaaaaataaatctaaaagggggcaaaatgttaaaaacctatagaaactttttaaaaatttatgaaaaatttaaaaatacatgacaaaactTAAATTTGGAGGgcggcattggacccccttgcccccccttTTAGTACCGCCCCTGTATATATAAACGAAccatataatataaacatacatacacaaaaataGCACCTTGATGTAGAGATTCTCACGGGCACGCTCTTCATCCTCAAAGACGCGGCCCTTATCATTGAAAAGGCGAATGGCAGGTGGTAATCGCTTAAAATGTAACAGAGGAGATGATCGTGAGATAATTGTGCATCGCGGCGCCATTATTAAATGTTAACGACGTTCTTGTTGttttaaataatactcgtattgAATTATAGGGATCTATTTAATTGAGCTATGGAAAATTGATAGAGAGaacttttgtgtgtgttttgataaATGATTATGGAGTTTTTGGTTTACCAATGGAACGGGTCCAAAAGAATACCGCCGGATCATCAGATCGTACATGCATGCCCCTTTCATGCAGCTAAAAATTCGACTTTAAATAATCTAGCACGTACGTACACAAATGTATTTAAActgtatttttatttgttgatagactgtatataaaacttaaaatattgtATCTGTAAATCATGATAATATTTATGTTagaaaatttaacactctaacAACAATCACTCTCTAAAATCAAAAACAAGCATTACAATTTATCTGATGTTACCAGAACAAAATGACTACAATAACATAGTTATGTGAATAATTGACAAAACTTGAATTCATGGAGGTCtggaattaaaaataataataaaaaaaaattaaatgtcattaaaaaaagaaattctcACGCCAACTGCTAGTCTAGTCGTTCCTTAACTGGTTTGTCTTTCCCACAACCCTCCCCCAATTTCCATTTCTCAGGTTATTTATTCTCATTGTTCCAATTTTATTACATAcaaattatattacatatataacttttattaatctTTTTCTGATTTATTGCTATTGCTATGATGATTCGTTAGATAGATATATCTTAATTCGTTACTTCCCACACTTCGATCTGATCAATTTATTAGGGCTCTTTCATAACttgatataattaattaatttatatatctgattttattttagttttagagATCATCAAATTACTATCAAAACGATGCCGtttagttataaaataaatgtagTGTAGCTTTGATATAgttcaatttaatttaatttttaaaaattattatcagGATCAACATCCAGCTTGTAGGTCTACACGGTTGATTAAGTGGTAGGAGATCCAAATATGAGTAATCAGAAAGGATTAATTTATAGCTTTGTTGCCAAAGGAACAGTCGTGTTGGCCGAACACACGGCGTACTCTGGTAACGTTAGTACCGTTGCTGTTCAATGTTTACAGAAGTTGCCTTCCGGTAGCACCAAGTACACATACTCCTGTGATGGTTACACCTTCAACTTCTTGCTCGATAGTGGCTTCGgtatttacatacttgttttTTATATGCTAATTTAATATGTGTGTGATATTGCTTATGTCGAGTTAGCGTTGGTGATGTCAGTGTGGTTTTTCTTTTGTGAaatatagtttttcttgttgTTGCGGATGAGACGGCTGGGAGGAGTTTGCCGTTTGTGTTTTTGGAGAGACTGAAAGATGACTTTAAGAAGCGTTATGGTGCGAGTATGGGAAGTGATCACCCCCTTGCAGATGACAGTGATGATGACTTGTTTGAAGATCGGTTTAGCATTGCTTATAATCTTGATAGGGAGTTCGGGTGCGTTGTTCACATCCTATTCCGGGACTTATCTGTTATAACTTGTGTTATCgtatatttgaagtttttgttattcttttttattgtaattttttactTTGATGAATAGGCCAAAGATAAAGGAACAAATGGAGTATTGTTTAAACCATCCAGATGAAATGAGCAAGCTGTCTAAACTGAAAGCTCAGATAACTGAGGTTAAAGGGATTATGATGGACAACATTGAGAAGGTAAACATGTTTCTTTATTTCTGTGACTTGGTTATTCAAGCAAACATAAATGCATGCTTTTTGTGCAAGTGAATTACTATTATAAGAGAACAAAACAAGCCATACATATAATCACTTGTACCTTTTATGTACTTGCCATCAAACGACTCAAACTATTCTTGCATGTTTGTCCTTTCTGATGACTGTATGATGCTACATGCCTGTAGAACCTAGGTATTGTAGTCGTATTTTGAACGTATTCTCGTCTCGATTATAGCAAATCAAGGTAGAGTCAGTATGCGAGTACTATTTTAGGTAAATCCTCGTTACTTTGAGAATAAACAGCAAAAGATAAACAAAGGATTGATGTTAAATTGTTAACCAATGCAGTATTACACTGATATGTATGGCTTGTAGTGAACCAGTTACAAGTATGAAGTGCTAACTAAAGGAGTTCATAAGAGAGGAGGAGaatgcatatatacatttattaatatatgtgCATGTAATGAAATACATGTTTACGCAAAATACTCTATATAGTTGACGAGCGAATCTAACTTTTGAGGTGGAAATATGAATATAAAGTACATCCATTTTCATGCGAATATTCATGGTATATCTTGTTTTTGTAGTGGATAATAAATTTAAGCAATTTGGACAAGTACTTTGTGTTTGTTGTGAGAACAAAAAAGTTTCTTCATTCCagataaattatattaaaagatGTACATTTATGCTTTTCAAGAGTACTCCTGAGTTGGTAACTAGTGTATTACATTATGCCGCTCTTGAATATTGGGTTGTTAGAAAGTTCTTTTGGCTTCTTATGTGAACATTGCATAACCTTTGGCAGACTGCTTTTGAGTGTCTCACTTTATATAGTTTAGCATCCAACCGCTATTTCTTAGCAAACTTGTTTTTGAAAAGTCGCCTATCATTGTATTGGTTTCTCAGCTTGAGAAGAAAGTAGGTCAAATAAATCATATTGATATCACATAATTTGTAATATCATACTTATCATATTGATAACacaaatttaactttttatcttttataacaGAGCTTACATTGTGTCATCATGAGTTCATTTAACCATGGActtcgtttttttttcccaaaaaagGATCTTGAAGTTTTGTTATGATGGTGTATAACTGCATGTATCATATGTGTGtctatatatttgtgtgtatatTCTTAGCCTTTCTAACCAAGTCATAACCATTATTGGCTGTTTACATATACATGCTGCAGTTTTGTTAGGCCCTTGATCAAATAGCatgtttatataataactttattTGCTTTCTGATGCAGGTTTTGGATCGTGGTGAGAAGATCGAGTTACTGGTTGATAAGACCGAAAACCTTCAATTCCAGGTACAGCTCAATCGTTTTCCCCTGACCTAAAAAAGCTGTACTGTGTAGTTATGGTCAAGTGATTAAGGCCATTGTATTGGTTAATGTGAAGTGGAGAGGGAAAATGGTTGGGTTGGATAACACCATAACAGATCCGAACTCTGAAGGGGTGTTGGGCAAATCTTGCTGAGCACTCTTCCTCCTTGTTTCTGAGTTTGATATTATCTAATGTATTAAATAAGACACAAATATATTTCGGAAAACATAAAGCAATTTAGGAGCTTTTAAGCATTCAAAAACACCTTGGTGACTTCCAGTTTAGCTGCTTAAGATTGTACTATAACCCAAATAAACCTTTTTTAGGCAAATCTTCTACTTTGAAGTTTTCATAGTCTGGAGTTCATTGAATGCAGGCAGATAGCTTCCAAAGGCAGGGAAGGCAACTAAGAAGGAAGATGTGGCTGCAGAATCTTCATATGAAGCTGATGATAGGAGGAGCCATTTTGATATTCATCATCATAGTGTGGCTCATGGCGTGTCGCGGATTCAAATGTTGAAAATTTCTAGATATCTAGGGTTTGTTCTTCTCTCTTTGGATTCTGAAAAGAACTACTCGCATAGATCTGTTTTCCTATATTGTTTTGAATGTATATGTATCACGCTTTTACCTAGCTGTTCCTGTATATGTGTTCTCTGTTTTTATGCGTAATGAAAGATAAGTGAGCTTAAACATTTATCATAAGCAAAATCTATCTGTCTATTGTGTTGGTCTTGTTTTCCAATTAACTGAGGCTGAAGGCGTAGTTTTCGTTATTGAACCCTTCATTTTCTCTATTTCATAATTTTCATTGATGAGTTAAACTTGCATGCAACtgtgaaaaaggtaaaatagGAAGGCAAATGATTCACCCGTTGGAATTTACATTGTCATTTTGAACACATTGTCCTTTAAATCCAAGTCTACCATGGTGTACCGATTGCAATATAGAATATATTCTTTAAAATAATCTCGAGGTAAGAAGTCTGCATCTGAACCCTACTCAGAAAATAATGTACATATGATTATTATCTGAAGATGTTATGTGTTTTCGTTTCATGTCTTGCAAAGGTGGTAACCACTCACCGTTGACCGAGTGGTTATGTTAGATTTGGTTTTGGTCAACCGTTTCATGTTAGATTTGGATTTGGTTGACCGTTTCTGGTTTGAATTAACGTTTGCTGAGGCGCTTGACAAGGAAAAAGGCAAGGTAGAGACAATCTTACCTATTGATTCGACCCTAATGCCTAACgttcatatatattttcgatTTGTCGATAACCAATCTGTTAGACAGTTTTCCCATTGTcctaattatatatagttacgATGGATCATGGATGATACATTATAATGAAATGAACTTTATTTGTTCACAACAGGATGATTAAGTTTTGTGCATCTGAAATGGATCTACAGATTAAACATTTCCAAAAGCAAGATTTCTGGCAAGAGATGCCGCACATTTGTATGCAGTGTTGCATTGTTATTGCCTTATTGGAATGTGTGTGGGTGTGTATCGGGATAGTTGCTCTGATTGGATAACACAGATAGACTACTGAAACTTAAAAATAGGCTAGCCATAACTCTCAATGGGCTACTATTGTGAAGGGGCCAACTTCAACTGTAAAACCAACCACTAACTCAGAGTATACTTAAATTTGAACATTAGCAATCTAATAATCTTGActtcttttaaattaaaaaagatgaaataacTAGTGTTTGCTACCCAAAAAACCGGATATAAGCTTTTGAATGAATGAACCATGTCAAGACAACAATTACAACCCCATTCAAGATCTTTACAGCTCCCATGGAATAAGTCCATTGGACTGCTGAAAAGATCATTTCGACCGTCAAGTAATACGAGGGAGAGAGAGATTTAACAGAACAACGTGAAGCAATGGGATAACTTAGAGTTTATTATAGATGTtctgtattaaaaataaaataaaaaatcatccGACTAATTGGGGATTAAAACTTACAATTTGGTCGGTTAGTTTATGATAATCGAGTTTCTGTCAGTTGGTGACTTGGTGTTTAATTCGACTTTTTTCTACATAATAGTCATTCTCTACATCGAAATGGCCAGTGTGGACAAATATCAGCAACTAGTGGCCGAAGTATTTGACATCATATTAGTTggatattaaaattaaaaaaattgtatgcaAGTATAAGATAGATTGACAAtgttttgaagtttgaaagtGAAGCTGTTAGCTTTCAGTTTCTACACGAAGAAATGATATGTATGcataatatttatgtttcaaaattcaATGACATAAATTCCACTCATTCTAACCAGGCGTTATACGTCAACAAACTATTAAACATGTTTGTAAATCTACCAAATTAGTCACGTGTATCGTTTTTCTTTCATAATAACAGTCTAACTGCAACTATTTTGTGATAATGAAAATGTATTAAAAGTTAGATTATATGAAATCCAGTATAGATGAGTGTAAATTCACTACTGCATGAGGAATGAAACCACTCTACAGTTTCCAGCCCAAACCAGCTTTCACAAGCAAGTTACGGAACCTTTGTACATCAAGTCTTCCATTTGTTTACAGCCTCTTTTTCAAACTAATGATCTGGCCATGGTCCCTGCTGGATGCCAAAACCTAATCTTAATGCATAACATACAAGCCACTGTATCACGATTGTGTTacatttaaaaattcaaaagtagATTTACCCTAGTCACTCATAGTTGTGAATGCAGCATCTTCTCATTTGCTCaaaaatgtcaaataaataaCAGAAAGTGAAGAATAAAGCAACAAAAAAAGGCATCTTCCTACTCATAATAACTACAGCAAAAAAAAGCCTTCTTGTTCCTCTCACTTTCATGCTGCCAGAACATCTTTTCTATTTCCTTATTTAATCATCTCAACACCTGCATTCAATTGTTGCTTAATTCTTgttgatttaaaaataaatagaaagataaaagaaaaagatattgAAAACAGGTAGGATTAAAGCAACGATTTGTTGGTTGGCCAATCACAGATTCAAACAAAAATCTCGAGACATGTAAATACTAAACTCACAAATCAAAATCCAACCAATGTTACATGCACATACAATGTTACCTAGTGAAAATTCCCTACCATTTTGACCACAAAAAACGTGGTGACAATAATCATATTAGATGAAGTTATGTAATTCACATTAATGGGGGAGCTTGATA harbors:
- the LOC122604839 gene encoding uncharacterized protein LOC122604839 — its product is MEELSQIAMAYYQASSCDIQKLAEDFFGAMDHDGDGKIDQKEFLEFMRDEGYAQMTSPSFFKQLDLDGNGTLDFFEVMTLYYIVKSGRPFCDCCKKFIPSTYLSCVGCLENPIGG
- the LOC122602644 gene encoding germin-like protein 9-3, which encodes MASIKTLSFIAILVFFTVAQVVVSSDPDILTDYVLPPNTTATDVNYFTYTGMRSLVNATYPANFTVVKASLNEFPGLLGQSVSCAILEFPAGSVNPLHIHPRATELLFVLQGSLQVGFVDTTNKLFNQSLQTGDIFVFPKGLVHFQYNSNSTGSALAVSAFGSASAGTQSIANSVFNSTIFEGILAESFNTSTDIIERIESGLKG
- the LOC122603246 gene encoding vesicle-associated membrane protein 727 translates to MSNQKGLIYSFVAKGTVVLAEHTAYSGNVSTVAVQCLQKLPSGSTKYTYSCDGYTFNFLLDSGFVFLVVADETAGRSLPFVFLERLKDDFKKRYGASMGSDHPLADDSDDDLFEDRFSIAYNLDREFGPKIKEQMEYCLNHPDEMSKLSKLKAQITEVKGIMMDNIEKVLDRGEKIELLVDKTENLQFQADSFQRQGRQLRRKMWLQNLHMKLMIGGAILIFIIIVWLMACRGFKC